From Vigna angularis cultivar LongXiaoDou No.4 chromosome 11, ASM1680809v1, whole genome shotgun sequence:
ATCCAGGTTTTGACAAGGAAAACCCACTTAAGTCATTGTTCCCAAAAAGTTAAGAACAAAGTGAAAGGCCCCAGCAGAAGTCTCTACTATGCACAACTCGCAAGGTCGAAGGAAAATCAAGCAAACAACCTCCGCCGCCGCCCAGAAcgagaagaaaaaatgatggAGAATAGCGTTGTTAGCTACGTTTTGGAGACAGTGGAGGACGATGAAGACAATGGAGGATGATGAAGACTCTGAATCCCTAATTAAATCTTGTGTCATGTCATAAATTATTTacctaaaaaaaattacataatataataCTGTCTCATCAGCATTTTAAGTATGCACCACGTCAGTTTAAGTTAACACCGTCTGGAACAACTTAACGGATATGATAAAATTagctcaattttataaatattatgacccaattgagacagttgaaaATATAAGGACCTAACTGATATTTCCATACAATCACGAAGATCATACGAGGATTTAAACCTTTTTCTTACTTAACAATCAAAATcaagaaacaaattaaaaataaaataatacttttgtgattaaaaaataaaaccctctaaattttctctctctcctcagctttttgttgttttcaatTGAGAATTTTGAATTGGCTCCTTCTAGAAaagaatcaaaatcaaaaaacaaattaaaaataaaataatacttttgtgattaaaacataaaaaaccctcttaattttctctctctgctcaggtttttgaaattttcaattgCCAATTTTGAATTgggatttaataaaaaataataatggttGGATGACAATAactataagaataaaatagccacaaaaagtaaatttttatattttttgaaaaaaaaagtaaaatatagaaaaagataatattaaatgaatataaaagttttataagtattaaagtatatttttcaatattaaatgataaattaaacaTTTCCAGTAATATTTAGACACGTAGTTCAGAGTCAAAGTAAACGAAAACCACGTAATTGCAAACGTAAGATATAGTCTCTGTCGTGTAACAACAAGAACATTCCAGAACTATCTCCAAATTTTTGTGTGGTTATAAATATCATCACCTCTCCTGTTAGTGCAAGGTATCTCTAGCAACAAAGGCAGTTCAGAACCTGAGTTGGATACAGTAATGGCAGACGAGGTTGTTCTGTTGGATACATGGGCCAGCATGTTTGGGATGAGGGTTAGGATTGCATTGGCAGAAAAGGGTATTAAGTACGAATGGAAGGAAGAGGATCTGAGAAACAAGAGCGCTTTACTTCTGCAGATGAACCCTGTTCACAAGAAGATTCCAGTTCTTATCCATAATGGGAAACCCATCTGCGAATCTGCAATAATAGTGCAGTACATCGATGAGGTCTGGAACCACAACCCTAAAATCATGCCCTCTGACCCATACGAAAGAGCTCAAGCTAGATTCTGGATGGATTACATTGATAAAAAGGTTTGTGCTTTTCGTTTGTTGTCGTCTCTTTTTgttctgttttaaattttgtttttgttagcAATTCTGATTTTGTGATATTGGTTGCAGGTGTATGATACATGGAGGAAACTGTGGCTTTCTACTGGAGAGGAGCGTGAGACATTGAAGAAGGAGTTTATCTCTATCTTTAAGCAACTGGAAGAGACACTTGGTAACAAACCTTTTTTTGGGGGTGACATGTTTGGCTTTGTTGATGTTGGTCTGATCCCTTATTATAGTTGGTTTTATTCGTATGAGACGTATGGTAACTTCAAAATGGAAGAAGAATGTCCTAAACTCATAGCTTGGGCCAAGAGATGCATGGAGAGAGAGACAGTGTCCAAAACACTTCCTGATGAAAAGAAGGTTTATGCTTTTATCGACGGAATAAAGAAAGTCCTTGATTCAAAATAGAGGAGTTTCATGAActaatcaaatcaaaatttgCACTTTAAATATGGTACTAAAAGGTCTTGTATAATTTTAGCTTGGGTTTTTTCTGTCTTGGGTGATTTATGGTTTGATGGACACTTTGGTGTGTCTGCTCTGTTTTAGATTATGGGAAGATATGAATGTTGTTAAGTGTGCAATTACAATCAATAAAACCTCTTTCTATTAGTTGTTCCATGTACTAGTCAAAACTATGTTTCAATCTTCTTATTGTTATTCCCCTAATATTATAGTATTTGCTGCAGGGTAATTTGGTGGGTCCTCACTTGAGACATTAATAGTTAAAATTGCTCGTTTATAATTTCAGAACTAAACTATTATACAAGTACGTAGAAAATAGAGCACACCGGAAgtgttgaaaataatataagtaaaaCTAGAGCaacaataagaataaataaaaatatagagtaACTTCAATATATAGAATGATCTTCTCACATATTTATATTCACGTATGAAGACACATGTTTAGTGCTATGAGCAATTGCAGTGGCGCTTTCTTTACAGTGGCGCTCCTCTCAacatcttttttctcttttggcGAGACACGATAcatcatcttctttttttcataacttataattttgTGTGTGTCAATTAAGGAGAAGCCTTTAAGTATATGTGACAATTTCCTTGAATGTAAGAGGGGCTTTTGTGTTCGGGTGTTGAGGGTTGAAGTGCGATGGAGTAAGAGTTTTTTTCCGGTGAGCTTTCGGGTTTGTGGTTTTTGTTAGGATCAAAGGTTTGTTTCAAGCCAACGTAATAGCCTATTGTGGAACAaggtaaaatttatatttttgtgttttttattttgttgtggtTTGTGTGTTAGATGCTAGTTTCTTTTGGCAAGTGAAAGGCTAGGGGTGTTTTATCCCTTGCTAAATGCTTGTCATCTAtttgaaaaatagattttttttacaacattctaacatcatctacgtgtcattatgtgattgggccaaaattactccacaatcaataataataaataccaacatggaccaatcacagaatgacacgtaaatggtgttaaaattttgtcaaaaaaatatcGTTAAAGTGTTATTATTCTTTGAAAAAAGAGTGACATGTTCTCCTATGATTCTTGTGAGTTGTTCGTACATTTTTTAgtccattattttttataggtTTATTTGAGGAGGAGATTTATTAAAGAGATACAACATTAATGAGATCTAAACCAAACCAAATAAGGGATTGACAttattttcaatctaaaacTCTAatgcaatgggttaatgggtatTCACCGACTTAAACTCACATTTAGATTCCCAACAATCTCTCTCTCAAAGATGAGTCTCTTCCACATTGATACACTTCTCTTCCAGCAAAAACATTCTCAACCATGAGTATTCATTTGTACCATTGTCTATCTTAATGGAACTATAATCAACTTATGAAGTTGAATGTTGAATATCTTTATTAGATGACTTTTACTAAATTATtcaaaagtaagaatgattatACAAGTTAAATATAGACATGCATTAGATAAGTCAAGTTTAgataacttaaaagaaaaatatcaaatcaCAAAGTGATACGATGATCAAGTTTGAATTGATCAAAGAAATATgaactaattataataatgttatattttaaccAATAGTTTTACTTAAAtgctaatttgatatttttttaaaaaaaagaaatatttccTTTATGTATACTTTGAtgcttttcaatattattatgaGTTAACAATAATTTTGATTCCTATATGTTTCACCAATCAAATAAACTTGATTATAAAATTAGTACACAAACCTCTCGtgattataaatattaacttttctaagtattacaaGTATGCCTTCTCTGGGAAATAATTACCAACCTTTCTAGATGAGTATAAATCtctatatatattcttttcatAATCTctcattgatttaaaaataaaaagaaatactctCTAATAAAGAGAATATGAATGAAGCTTGTCATTCTCTTCACCATCATCATTCCAACTCCCCTCCAACATCCGACACAAccaatcttcatcttcatcatcacaACTTCGTATTCTATTTTCCATTTCTCCTCTATTATTCTCCATGATCATCAATCATCGTCATCTTTCTCACCTTGATTTTTCACAAACAGATACTCCCCTACAGTTCCACAATCTTCTCTTCCCATCCATTAATTCCAACCCAATATTTTGTCCTTCATTTTGTGGGTCTGTTGTTTATTTTACTTACTGCACCCCACACTTGACACCCACCATACATTTTGTTCGGCAACTCTGATTTTGTCCTTCATTTTGTGGGTCTGTCAGGCAACTCTTCTATTCCTTCTGCACCGCCCCCTTACTCACACACACCCACCTCCTCTGATTTTGTATTTGGTTCAGGACACTGTTCACTTGTGCAGCACACATTTGCTTGCTTATCCCATTAGTTTtacctttctttttaattaaacttcACTTTTTAACATGCACCATTTTTGGAGTTTGTGTGGTCTCTCACATACTGCGATTTCCattttcaaattattcaaaaatataaaaaagaaacatacaaaattcaaaattcaatctATCAACATTTctcaaatagtttttttttttaaaaaaaccatGTTATCtctaattttcaattttgaattgaaatatgTATGAACAAGTTTATTGTTGTCAGAtccaaaaattcaattttttttatttaattatatagttttttattattttgggaaaaattaaacatttttaaaaatcacacttttttcacattaaattaaaagtacaGTTTTCGGATAGACATTTTAGGATACTAACATCATTCTTACGTGTAATCAATTCTCAAACCCAAAATTTGGTTGTTTGTAGATCATGTATTATGTTAagattttacataattttcCCAAATTAGTTGCGACTCCAAAACCTctattttcaaacaatttctaTCGCCTTATTACTATTTTCAATTGCAATAAAGCTCACAAAAGTAAACTTCACAATTGGAAGAATCTTACAATGGCTGATTACTCTCCCTTTTTCTCAGAATCTATACTATGATGATTAGCATTGTAGCTTAGTCTTTTCGTATCACTTTTATTGTGTAATCTCTTTTGACAATGATCGCtcttatttttttgttcttgtttcatATTTCTTGATGAGCTTGAAAGTAAAATAAGATGATCAAATGAATATATTGAGTAAACTTGTCAAGTGCATGttgaacaaacaaaacaaaaaagtcAAAAGTCTATAAAGAACATTAGACAATCCATAAGATGAAACTAAGAATTGAGTCAAAACGAAGGAAATCTAAACGTTGAAATGgaagatcaaataaaaaaagataataccAAATTCATAATAATGCAAATCAAGAATAAGAAGAAATCTAAttgattgaagaagaaaaatatgtgAAGAATATTTACATTGATTGATTTGATTCAAGAAGAAGAGTGTCTAAAGAAAATCTATATTGATTGAAGATTGCAAATATTTAGGAATATCTTATATGATTTAAATCAatcaagagaaagaaaatattctGAATTACATGAAGAATACTCTATAGGTCATATTCAAAGCCAAACaagtaaaatgaattaaatagtgaagaaaatcaaatagaataataaatacaagaaaagaaagaatgggtaacttgaatatgaaaatttttTGAAAGTTATATCGAGACTTTCCTTATTGATGAGTAAAGAGAAAATATTCAGAGAAGAAAATGTACCAATGTTGATGACAAACTCCTAGCCAATGGTCCTATCACAAGAATTATGGCCAACCTCTTACAAATCGTCTTTAAAGGGTGAAACAAAACTTTTCTTCACTTGGGCCAtcatggaagatgaagaagtagTGTAGGATATTAGGCCATGTATTTGGCCATTTAGTGTAGGTTTTCCTTaggcttgtattaaggcctaatTAATGTAGGGTTTTCTTTAAGTTAAACATCCAAACCATGTGAAAAGTATGTGTCCTGTGTCATACTTCCATTAGAGGATTTGCCTTTAGTAGTGGTCACATGACACTCTAGGATTAGAGAGGTTTTGCTTTATGAGTGGTCACATGTCCTTCCCTCATTGGAGAGAATTTGTGACAATTGTCTCCACATAGAGGGCCTTCAATTTCTCGGCCAAAACATGCTTTTAAGGTTAGCCTTGCTTTTAGGGGTTTTAAAGAGACACACCCTTGCCTATATAAAGAGGTGTCTCTACCCTTGTATTCATCTTGGATGTTATGGTGCCCAAATTTGGCCATAATTCTTCTCCTTGATCAAGACTAGAACAATCGTAGAGGTCCCTCTAGTCGCCTTTCTCATTGAGTTGGTCTAACCTCTCTTTGAGCCACCAAACATCACACCATCTCCACCAAACCACCTAAGGTTTGTCCACCCTCTTTGCGCAACCTTGGTCCTTTGTTTCCACCACTTTCCGCACCATTAAACTCCAAGGGACCATCTTCATTGCATCCTTTTagctagagctgtcaaaatggatcACAATTCGCGAGCTAACCTGGcgcaccacgggtttgagccgggttgggttagaaaaaattgtattctttttatgcgggtcagatttcaacccggctcgTTTAAACCCAgttcatgcgggttgaacccgtggtgggccggattggcccaccaacccacctacataattttattttattaaaatttaattttaattttataaaaaaatatttattattttgttttttcttgaaaaagttatttaagttccttattttcaaaattaattaaacactcaggagtgaaatttgtttatatttgtattatagaaactttgtaattttttttatttaaaaaaaattgtaattaagtgagcgagtaagccaacccgtttacccaccaatccatggtgggtcgagccggattcgaatttttctgactcgctaataaatgaactgggttgggttggctcactaaatGACTAACCCGTGGTGGACCGAATCGGGTCGGGTCaggtgacccgttttgacaactctacttTTAACTTTGATCCAACTTAATCAAAAAAGTTGCTCTAAAAGTTgctatcatttggtatcaagagtTTGGTTCTTCAATAAGTAAGTATTCTTGATCTTTATCTATGTTATTGTTTTTCCGTGTTGTTTAAGTTATTATTCTTACTTGTCTTGCCATACAGAGCTACACTGCACCAACAAGCTTAATCCTGTCTaagctttttttttgttttttttttcacaattggTGCAATGTACTAAACAAGTGACTTCTATTTGATTGCACTAGGATCAACAATCATATATGTCAACTCATCAATTTAATGAAATGGATCACatcaatattttagaaaaatataagaaccccattgaataaaaataaatacagaaaaacattaaattagtaacaaatatagaaaaaaagtagtaataaatataatctaaaTTTGCGTCTGGAGCCGCATCCTAAGTAAACGATTTcccatgtgtgtgtgtgtgattaGGGCAACTCGTGCATAGACAGTCAACGTCGGTGGATGCGGTACAACAACGACACATACTTAGACTTGGTCATATTCCATAGCTTCCATCAAATCAGCATCCATCTAAGTTTGATCAGATGAACGCTTTACTTCTAAGATTTGTATCAACCATACTCTAAACTCACTGAAGTTCACTGCTCAACCTCATAATTGATTACAATACTCAACCCCAATTCCAAGTCCCCATTGCCATTTGGTAGATTTATTGTAATCAGAAAGCAGCGAATGATGACCACACCCACTACTAGGTACCTCTAGTTTGGTAAGATCTTGT
This genomic window contains:
- the LOC108333171 gene encoding glutathione S-transferase 3; translated protein: MADEVVLLDTWASMFGMRVRIALAEKGIKYEWKEEDLRNKSALLLQMNPVHKKIPVLIHNGKPICESAIIVQYIDEVWNHNPKIMPSDPYERAQARFWMDYIDKKVYDTWRKLWLSTGEERETLKKEFISIFKQLEETLGNKPFFGGDMFGFVDVGLIPYYSWFYSYETYGNFKMEEECPKLIAWAKRCMERETVSKTLPDEKKVYAFIDGIKKVLDSK